The Pantoea eucalypti sequence GCAGTAGCAGCGGTGATAATGGTCAGTCGATTCCGCTGGGTGAAAGCAGTGGTGATAGCGCGGCACCTGCCGCAACTGACGAGAGCAACACCACCACGACCAGTAACAGCGGCGCAGCCAGTGCGCCGGCGAGTGCGGCTCCGGCCGCCACCGCCAGCAATAGCGCGACCACCACTCAGCCGGATAACACCAGCAATGCTGTGGTGTCGCCGAGCCAGGCGCCAGTGGACAACTCAGCGGCTGCACCAGCAGCCACGACGCCGACAACCAGCGCGGCACCTCCGATGCCCGTCGGTGCAGCTGCGGTCAATGAGCCGGCAGCTGACCCTAATGCGGTGGTCATGAACTTCAACGCCGACTGCTGGCTGGAAGTCAGTGACGCGACCGGCAAAAAACTGTTCAGCGGCATTCAGCGTAGTGGTGGTAAACTCAGCCTCGCAGGAACGCCTCCGTATCGTCTGAAAATTGGCGCGCCTCGTGCAGTTCAGGTGCAATATCAGAATCAGCCCGTTGATTTAAGTCGTTTTATCCGTAATAACCAGGTTGCTCGCCTGACGTTGGGTGCGCAATAACAGCGTATCGCGTACCGGGCAATTGTGGAGAAGAAATATGCATAACGAAGCACCCATTATCCGCCGTAAATCCAAACGCATTTACGTCGGCAAGGTGCCGGTCGGTGACGGCGCGCCAATCGCTGTTCAGTCGATGACCAACACCCGCACCACTGACGTGGAAGCGACGGTAAATCAGATCAAAGCCCTTGAGCGAGTCGGTGTCGACATCGTTCGTATCTCGGTGCCTACCATGGATGCCGCAGAAGCATTCAGACTGATCAAACAGCAGGTGAATGTACCGCTGGTTGCAGATATTCATTTTGACTACCGCATCGCCCTGAAAGTCGCCGAGTATGGCGTCGACTGCCTGCGCATCAATCCCGGTAATATCGGGAACAACGAGCGCATCCGTATGGTGGTTGACTGCGCACGCGACAACAATATTCCGATTCGAATTGGCGTGAACGCCGGTTCACTGGAAAAAGATCTGCAGGAAAAGTATGGCGAGCCGACGCCGCAGGCGTTGCTGGAAT is a genomic window containing:
- the rodZ gene encoding cytoskeleton protein RodZ — encoded protein: MNTEATQENSALQSTGERLRLAREQMGLTQQNVAERLCLKLSTVRDIEEDKSPADLASTFLRGYIRSYARLVHIPEEELLPMMAKQTPIRSSKIEPMQSFSLGKRRKKRDGWLMIFTWLVVFVVVGLTGAWWWQNHKASQDDLVPMTDQSSSSGDNGQSIPLGESSGDSAAPAATDESNTTTTSNSGAASAPASAAPAATASNSATTTQPDNTSNAVVSPSQAPVDNSAAAPAATTPTTSAAPPMPVGAAAVNEPAADPNAVVMNFNADCWLEVSDATGKKLFSGIQRSGGKLSLAGTPPYRLKIGAPRAVQVQYQNQPVDLSRFIRNNQVARLTLGAQ